aaaaaggaGCAGGAAAGCATGAACTCAACAGTTTATAACATTGAGGATGTTTTTCAAATGAACTCCACTTGTAAGTATGACGCCAAACACTTGAACTCGAGCAGCACGGAAGATCTTCCTCATCCTCCTCGTCTTCCGCGCTTCACCACCGCGGCTCAGGTCCGAGTGACGCTCACCCTCATCCTGTGCGCGCTGTCCGCATGCTGCAATCTCGCCGTGCTTTACGCAGCCAACCACAACCACAGAAAACGGTCCCACGTTCGGCTCATCATCAGCAATCTGGCGGTGGCGGATTTACTGGTGACGTTCATCGTCATGCCGCTGGACGCGGTGTGGAATATAACGGTGCAGTGGCTCGCGGGGGATGTCGCGTGCAGGACGCTAATGTTCCTCAAACTCATGGCTATGTACTCGTGCGCATTCGTGACCGTGGTTATAAGTCTGGACCGACAGGCTGCTATTCTCAACCCTCTGTCCATCAACAAAGCGAGGAAGAGAAATAAAGTTTTGCTGAGTGCAGCATGGACCATGAGTGTCGTGTTATCCGTACCACAGGTAAGAGACATTTTGAGGTAATGTCAGATGAGGTAAGATGCCCCCTGCCCTGGGGCAAAATAACCACTTCCCACCCTGAAAAGAGGAACTGGGTGGCATGTTGctgctagtttttttttatttttttttttattaataataattatttaaaaatccaatAACTACTTGAACCTTGAATctcaatgcattaaaagctatAGGCTGAGTGAAATAATCAAACTTGAATTCTTAGTGTTGCTATTATGGCATATCTTCCATTAAAAATACCCTTCATATGAATTTCTTTTACTAGGTTCTGCTTTTCTATTGTTggttattcaattatttaactaaatataattttaaatagaatagttcatttagtattttatattaattatattcaatGACTTTATTAACTTTGTTAATCCTGCacataataaactaatataatataacatactACCagtcaccaagtctgcatttatttgatctaaagcacagcaaaaacagtacaattttgaaatatttttactatttaacataactgttttctatttgaatatactcgTATGAATATAATCGATTTTgaatataatcacttttgatcaatttaaagcatgcttgctaaataaaagtattaatttttataatttcatttttttttttttttttttttttttttatttaagataaatgcttatctttggatttttctattcatcaaagaatcctgaaaaaatgtactcaactcagcaaatcatcatatttactattattctgaaagatcatgtgacactgacgactggagtaatgatgctgaaaattcagctttgatcacaggaataaattacatttcaaagtatattcaaactgttattataaatagtaaaaatatttcacattattactgcttttgctgtatttttgatcaaataaatgcaggcttaaaaacattaaaaatcttactgtccaaacacttttgactggta
The sequence above is a segment of the Labeo rohita strain BAU-BD-2019 chromosome 7, IGBB_LRoh.1.0, whole genome shotgun sequence genome. Coding sequences within it:
- the gnrhr2 gene encoding gonadotropin releasing hormone receptor 2 isoform X2, whose amino-acid sequence is MNSTVYNIEDVFQMNSTCKYDAKHLNSSSTEDLPHPPRLPRFTTAAQVRVTLTLILCALSACCNLAVLYAANHNHRKRSHVRLIISNLAVADLLVTFIVMPLDAVWNITVQWLAGDVACRTLMFLKLMAMYSCAFVTVVISLDRQAAILNPLSINKARKRNKVLLSAAWTMSVVLSVPQVFVFHVVVIDSPKRFIQCTTYGSFSSRWQETLYNMLTFTFLFLLPLFIMISCYTRILFEISKKMTEDNFSSLISHE